The genomic window TTCACGCGGTGCCGGGGCGGATGCTTTGACCGGAGCGGGATTTGCGGCAGCCTTGGGCGCTGCAACAGGTGCAGGCTCAGCGCTGGCGAGTTGTTCCACCTCGGCAACCGTGTCCGCAAAGGCTGGGAAGTTGGCAAGCGCAAGGTGTTGCGGTTGGCCTGCATCGTTCACAGGCTTAAGGCCAAGCAGGGTTGAAACGCGCAGCATATGATCTTCTGGACGCGCGCTTGCAGCCCAATCGGAAAGGCGCGCATCAAGCTGATCGGCGGGCACATCTTCTGCGGCCATCACGCGCGCTGCACGCCAATTGCCAGCAAGCGCATAGGCATAGGCAAGGTTTTGACGCGACTTTGGCGAAGTGCTGCCTTCGCGAATGCTCTCGATGAGGATTTGAACGCCTCGCTCGGCTTCACCTGCAAGCGCAAGTGCAAGGCCAAGGTCAGCGCGCGGGACACTGTTCTGGCGCGCTTGAAGTTCGCGTACGGCCGCCGCGTTGTCGCCGATCGCCGTTTTGGCAAGCGCATAGCTTAAGACAGTGCGACCGCGACTGTCGCCAAGTTCCATCGCATCGCCAAATGCGGTTGCTGCCGATGCAAAGCGACCAGCTTCAAGATAGGCGCTGCCGAGGATGGCGCGGTATTCAGGGTCACGTGGGGAGGCGAGCACGGCGGCTTCTGCGTGCGATACGGCCTTGTCCACATTGCCTTTCGCCAAAGCGTTTTCGGCCTTGGTGAACGAAACCTGCGCAGGCGGTGCGGAAGACGCACAGCTGGCAAGCGCAAGGCTCGCAAGCGCAGAGCCCATGATCAGCCCCAATTTGGGACCGCTGGTGCGTGATGAATGACGAGCCATTTTCGTTTCCCCTAGTGGTTTGATTTTCTTCAGTGTCTTCGTCGGTTGAATGAATGTCATGGTCAGCCCTTCCTGACCGCTTTGGGCCTCATGCGCCGGGCAAGGGCATCGAGATCGGCAATTTCGCCGAGCATCTGGTCAAGCGCCTCAGTCACCAGCACTTGCGCGCTTTTGCCCTTCATCGTGGCAGCAAGGCGCAGTTTGAGGTGACGGTCCGGGTCAAGGCGCAAGGTGAAAGCGGCGCGGCGTTCAGGCTTGCTGGCTTTGGCGGCTGCTTTCCTTTGACCTTTGGATTTTTTCTTGGCGCTGCGCTTCGGCTTGCTCGCGCTCGCCTCATCTGCATCGCTTCCCTCTCCCATGTCGTTCCAGCCCAGATCTTCAAGCTGGTCTTCATTGGCGGACATCATACCGGGATAGGGCACAACTTGCGGGCGCATGGCAGGCTTTGCCCCGCCCTTGCGAGCGAGCAGAGTGGGTCCAAGCGAGGCGAAGCTGGCGTCGGACATAGCGCTCGCGGCCGCCTTTACTGCGCCACGCGGCGGCCAAAGCCACCAGCTGGACGTTGGACGCCATTGGGCTGGACCTGTGGACCAGCACCGGGTGAGGCAAAGACCGTGCGGCGGAAGTTCTTTTCCAGACGGTCCGAAATGTATTTCCAAAGCGCAGTGATCTCAGCAGAGCTGCGACCATCAGGCTCGACTTCCATCACCGTGCGGCCATCAATCATGGAGGCGGCAAAATCGGTGCGGTGGTGAAGGGTGATCGGAGCAACGGTGCCGTGCTGTGACAGGGCAACAGCAGCTTCGGATGTGATCTTCGCCTTAGGCGTTGCGGCATTGACGACAAACACCAGCGGCTTGCCAGCGCGCTCGCACAGGTCGACCGTCGCGCCCACAGCGCGCAGATCGTGCGGGCTGGGCCGGGTAGGTACAACGATCAGTTCTGCGACAGAGATCACCGACTGGATCGCCATGGTGATAGCGGGCGGTGTATCGATGACCGCGAGTTTGAACCCTTGCTGGCGCAAAATGGCCAGATCGTTGGCGAGACGCGAAACGGTGGTTTGGGCAAAGGCGGGATATTCCGCCTCGCGTTCATTCCACCAGTCGGCAAGCGAGCCTTGTGGGTCAATATCGATCAGCACGACCGGACCTGCGCCTGCGCGCTGAGCCTGGACGGCCAGATGCCCGGACAAGGTTGTCTTGCCTGATCCGCCTTTCTGCGATGCCAATGCGAGTACGCGCAAAACCGGTCCCCCTGGAATTTCGTGACCATGTGTGAGCCGCACAATTGCGGCCTTTCCAAAGAGGGAAATCGCAGACTACCCCTAATTTTGGGTTAATGCGTTATGCTCTCGTTTTGGCGGTGTTCACCATCGCGCGCTGCTGCTGTGCCTTTCCGGGTGCGAGCGGCAGGGGTTTACTCGGCTCATATCAACGAAATGCTAACCATTATAAGGCTAGGGATTGCACCATATCTCGCGCGCGAAACCAGTTATTTGCGCGGCTAACCAATTGGTGAAACTGTCAAAGGGCATAAGGCACAATGGCTCATTTTAATCACACAGGACCGACCCGGCTTCGCATTTTTGCAGGCGCGAGCGCTCTTGCAGCTGCTGTCATCGCAGTGCCTGCTGCTGCCGATGTCAAACAAGGGGTCGATGCGTGGTCGGCTGGCAATTACACTCAGGCGGTGAGCGAATGGCAATTGCCCGCCGAAAATGGTGATGCCGATGCTTTGTTTAACCTTGCGCAGGCCTATCGCCTTGGCCGCGGTGTTCCTGCCGACATCAACCGTGCTCGTGCCCTGTATGAGCAAGCCGCACAGCGCGGCCATGTGAAGGCAGCGGATAATTTCGGCCTTTTGCTGTTTCAGCAAGGCGAGCAGGCAAAGGCCATGCCCTTGATCAAGGACGCATCAGATCGCGGCGACCCGCGCGCGCAATATGTACTGGGCCTGGCGCATTTCAACGCAGACTATGCGGACAAGGACTGGGTGCGCGCTTATGCGCTTTTGACTCTGGCGAATGGCAAAGGTTTGCCTCAGGCCGCCACCGCGCTTCAACAAATGGACCAATATGTGCCCATGGCGCAGCGCCAGCAGGCGCAATCGCTTGCGCGCCAGCTCGAACAAGAAGCAGCCCAGCGTCGCAGCGCGGAACTGGCAGCGATTGATCTGGGGCAACCAGCGCCAGCCACGCCATCTTCCATTCCGGCGGTGGCATCCGCACGAGCATCCGCACCAGCACCCACACCGCAACCCGTCTTTGTTGAGCAAGCCCCTCAACGCGCTGCGCCTGCTCAAGCCTCCTACACTCCGGCTCCCGCTCCGCTTCCTGCACCCGCATCGTCAACGCCTTCAGCGACGCGCACGGGGAAATGGCGCGTGCAATTGGGGGCCTTTGGCGTATCGAGCAACGCAGACCGCCTGTGGGCTAAGCTGCAATCGAACCCGGCGCTTTCCGGTACTAGCAAAGCGCTTGTCCCCGGCGGCAATGTGACCCGTCTGCAAGCGGTGGGTTTCTACAGCCGCGCCGAGGCACAGCGCGCCTGTGACGCTCTCAAGCGCCAAGGCCAAGGATGCCTCGTAAAGCAGCCGTAACCCTTTTCACCCTCTCTCCCCCTTCCCCTGAGCCGCAGCGCTGCTAGTTTCGCGCTGCATTAAAGGCTCAGGGGAATTTTATGTCATCGGCGCAAGGGCCATCAGCGGGACCAGTAACCGCCAAAGACCGGATCGAAACGCTCGATTTTGTGCGCGGGATTGCCGTGATGGGCATTCTTGTGGCGAATATCGTCGCCTTTGGTCAGCCGTTTAGCGCCTATACCTATCCCAGCGCATGGATTGGCGGATCCGGTGATCCGGACGGCTGGTTATGGATTGCGCAATTCGTTCTCATTGATGGCAAGATGCGCGTGCTCTTCACTCTCTTGTTCGGTGCGGGCGTCTATCTGTTTATGGAGCGCGCTTGGGGGCGAGGGCAGACGCGCTGGCTTCAGGCGTGGCGATTGCTTATCCTGCTTGCCATTGGCCTTATTCATTTCTTCTTCCTGTGGCAGGGCGATATTCTGGCTCTTTATGGGATGTGCGGGCTGGGAGTGCTTCCTTTGCTCAAATTGTCACTCAAACGCATGATGGGCATTGGCGTGACCGCCTATGTTGTCGGCGCGCTTATTCTGGGCGCGATCATGGCGCCGCTTGGCTTTATGGCGGATAGCCCGGCGAGAGGCGAGGCCGGCATGGTGGAGTTCCAAGACGCGCTGGCCACGGGTAAGGCGCAAACGCTTGAAAAAGATGCAGCGCTAAGCAAGCTCAAGCTTGAGGGAAGCTATGGCGAAATCGTCGCGCACAAGCTTTCTGAAAACACCTTTGATCCCTTCATCAATGCGTGGCTCATCGTCTTTGAGTGCATTCCGATGATGCTGATCGGGATGGCGCTGTATCGGATGGGATTTTTCAGCGGCGGCGTGCCACCAAGCGACCTTAAGAAATGGGGCTGGATTGGATTGCTCATTGGCGCCTTGGGTAATCTCGCCATCGCTTTATATGTGCAAGGCGCAGGCTTTAGCTATTACAGCACGATTTCGGCGTTCTTTGGCCTCTCACCATTTCCGCGCGCGATCATGGCGCTTGGCATTGCCGCGCTTTTGGTTGCCTATTCACCAGCATGGAGCGGCTGGCTTGCTGTCCGGATAAGGGCAGCGGGGCGCGCGGCTTTTACCAATTACCTTGGCACATCGGTGGTAATGGTATTCCTGATGCACGGCTGGGCACTTGGTCTTTATGGCGAGCTTTCTAGGCCTGAGCTTTATCTTGTCGTGCTGGCCTGCTGGGCGGTGATGCTCGCCTGGTCAAAGCCTTGGCTCGAACGCTATCGTTATGGCCCGCTGGAGTGGCTGTGGCGATGCCTGACCTATCGGCAGGTTTTCCCGCTCAAGCGATAAACCAAGGTGATTCGTCTTGGGATTGCGGGAGCGCCTTTGGAAAAAGCCCCCGTCCACGCACAAATAAGCTTGCTATTGCGATTAATTCGCATATCTAGGTGTTGCAAACGCTTCGCAGGAGTGATTCTTGCGCGGCAGAGAGGGCCTTATGTACACTTGCATCTGCAACGCCATTCGCGAAACCGACCTTCGGGCCGCCGCCGTTCAATCGGGTGGCGATGCGGAAACGGTCTATGCGACGCTTGGAAAGCGCCCGAATTGCGGACAGTGCCTTGAGAAGGCTCAAAAATTGATCGAGGAAGAGCGCGCGCTTATCGCCAGTCTCGATCCGCAAGCCAAGCGCTGCAAAGAAGTCGCATTATAAGGCGCGCAGCCGCAATTGCGAGCCGCTCTCAAGCAACTGATTCCAAATGCAATTTTTCACCCTTCCCCTTGCTAGAGGGCAGGGCGAGCCTCTATATATGGTCCTATAAAGGGTCAGGCATTGATCTGGCTCAAACCCCGTAGGCCAACGCATAATAGAGGATACAATCCTATGAAGGGCGATCCCAAAGTCATCGAATTCCTGAACAAGGCGCTCACCAATGAGCTGACCGCGATCAATCAATACTGGCTGCACTACCGCGTGCTTGCCGATTGGGGCGTCACCAAACTGGCTGAATATGAACGGCACGAGAGCATCGAAGAGATGCAGCACGCCGACCGCCTCGCCGAACGCATCCTGTTTCTCAACGGCCTTCCCAACTTTCAGGCGATCCACAATCTGAAGGTTGGCGAGGATGTGAAGGAAATTCTCGAAGCTGACCTTGCGCTCGAGATGGAGGCCATCCCGCTCCTTCGCGACGCGGCGGAATATGCCAAGAGCGTGCGTGACTACACCTCGGAGCAGATATTCGAAGACATTCTTGCCAACGAAGAAGAACACGTCGATTTTCTGGAAACCCAATTCGATATGATCGAGAAAATGGGCATCCAGAATTACGTCCAGTTGCAAAGCCACCCCGCGGGAGAGGGCGAAACAAAAGCCGGGACGAATTAAAGGCGTTCAAGTTTACCAGAAGGGCGGGGCGGCAATGTCCCCGCCTTTTTTGCGCCCACAGGGGTCGTTAGGGTCGCGCGTCTATCTTCGGCCCGTCTGCTGCAAGCAGCGTTTCGCGGAAGAAATAGATCAACCCTGTGATCAAAAGCGCCACCGTCACTACCCATAAAACCGCGACAACCGTCCCGATCCTGGGCTCGATATAGGCCGAGACAAACAGGATCGCGATGACGAAGCTGATGACCACGGCTGCAGCGGTCGAGAATTTGATCGCCACGCGCACCAGACGGCGGCGTTTGCGCAGCCATTCGACTTCGCTCGCGTGAGCGATGTCATCGTTGTCCTTGTCGCTATCGGCAAGGCGTTCAATCCGCCCCGCGATCCAGATGATGCGCGCCATCATCACATTCATAATGCTGCCAATGCCAACCAGAAGGAAAGCGGGCGCCAAGCTAAGCTCGACGGCGCGAAGGACGCGCGGTGTGTCCGCTGTCCGGGCGAGGATTTCGCTGGCAACGCTGGCGGTGAGAAGCTCGAACATCATGATTTCTTATTGCCGCTGGAGTAGTTTCCGCCTCCACCGCGATTGGCATTGTAGGGGTTCTTAGGGCTTTTGAGCGTCACACGCACCGGTACGGCTTCAAAGCCCAGCTTAGAGCGGATGCCGTTGATCAAATAACGCTCATAACTCTTGGGAAGGTCATCAAGGCGGCTCCCGAAGACCACAAAGCGGGGAGGGCGGGTGCCAGCCTGCGTGATGTAGCGCAGTTTGATCCGGCGGCCACCGGGCGCAGGCGGCGGATTGGCGGCGAGCGCATCGTCGAACCAACGGTTGAGCGCCGCAGTGGGCACGCGCTTCGACCAGCTATCGCGCAAGGTAAACGCCGCACCAAGCATCGTATCGAGCCCTTTGCCGGTCTTGGCGCTCACTGAGAACACCGGAAGGCCGCGAACCTGTGCCAGACCATCGTGCAGCGCGGCTTTGATCCCGTTAAAGAGCGATGAGGCGTTTTCGGCCACATCCCATTTGTTGATCGCAACCATAAGCGCGCGGCCCTCTTCCAGAGCAAGCGCCGCGATTTTGAGGTCTTGGTGTTCAAGCCCCTGTGTCGCATCAAGCAGCAGCACGACCACCTCGGCAAAGTCCACCGCGCGCCGGGCGTCTGCGACAGATAGCTTTTCCAGCTTTTCCGTCACATTGCGTTTTTTACGCATCCCTGCGGTGTCTATGAGGCGAATTTCGCGCGTGTCGCCTGTTTTCGGGTCAGTCCATTCCCAATCGATGGCGATGGAATCGCGGGTGATCCCGGCTTCTGGCCCTGTCAAAAGCCGATCTTCGCCCAGTAGGCGGTTGATCAGTGTCGATTTGCCAGCATTGGGGCGACCTACGATGGCGAGCTTCAATGGCCCAAGCGGCGCATTTTCTTCGTCCTCGTATTCTTCATCGCGCGGCGCATTGGCTGCGGCTTCTGCTGCGTCGGCCTTCTCGCCAATGATAGGCCAGAGCCCGCCGAAAAGATCGGCAATCCCTTCGCCATGTTCAGCTGAGACGGCGACAGGCTCGCCAAAGCCGAGTTCATAGCTTTCCAAAACGCCCGCTTCGCCCGATTTGCCTTCGGCCTTATTGGCGACCAGTACGATCGGCACGTCATGTTCGCGAAGGTAGCGCGCAATTTCATTGTCGAGTGGGGTCAGGCCTGCGCGCGCGTCCACTACGAACATCGCCGCATCTGCACCCTCAAGGCTCGCCTCGGTTTGTTTGCGCATCCGGCCGGGCAGCGAAAGCTCGTCCTCATCCTCCCATCCGGCGGTATCGACCACGGTAAACTGCAAGCCCGCAATCTCCGCATCGCCCATCCGCCGGTCGCGGGTCACGCCGGGTTGGTCATCGACCAGCGCAAGTTTCTTGCCCACTAGCCGATTGAACAGCGTGCTCTTCCCCACATTGGGGCGTCCGATAATGATGACAGTGGGTTTTTCGACGGGTTTCATTGGCTCAGCTTGCATGGATGTATCGCCGCCAAGTGGGCCTTTGCGGGCGAATTGGCAAGGTTTGTCACTATACCGCCCGAAACTGTCACGATCCGTAAAATCCGCAAACAGCGTAAACCCGGCATTAACCCTTCTCTAAAGGCACATATCAAGATTACCGGGTCATTAGGGGTAATTATGAATTGCCACCTTAAACCTTTTGTCGCTGCCGGAATTGCTCTGGCGAGTGTTTCACTTGTGTCGGCCCCCGCCCCATTGGCGGCGCAGAGTTCCTCTTATCTGCAATGTGTGCCTTATGCCCGCGAGCTTTCGGGCGTGGACATCTATGGCGATGCGCGCACATGGTGGGATCAGGCCGATGGCAAATATGCGCGCGGTCGCCGCCCTCAGGAGGGCGCTGTGATGGTGTTCAAACCGCATCGCAATATGCGCCTTGGCCATGTCGCCTATGTCAGCAAAATCGTCGATTCGCGCAAAGTGCTGCTCACCCATGCCAATTGGTCAGAGATCAACGGACGGCGCGGGCAGATTGAACGAAGCGTTCCGGCAATCGACGTATCGCCCAACAATGACTGGAGCGAAGTGCGCGTCTGGTATCACCCGATCCAAGGGTTGGGCCGCACGCATTGGCCGCTGCACGGCTTCATCTATGCAGACGAGATGTCCCAGCCACAGCCCGCCATGCCGCGCGTTCGCGGACCTGTCCGTGTACAGCCGAGCCGTGAGTTCGTGAATGCCTTTGCCCGGTTCAGCCGTTAGGGCTGCAAAGGCAAAAGCCGGGGCTAGCCCTTCTTGGCAACCGGCGGATTGTCACCGAGGTCTTCGAACCATGCTTCGACCGGGCCGTTCAGCTTCAAGGTAAGCGGTTGGCCACGACGGTCCACCGTCTTGCCGGCCTGTACCCGAACCCAGCCTTCTGAGATCGAGTATTCCTCAATATCGGTGCGCACGCGGTCTTTGAACCGAATGCCAACGCCGCGTTGAAGCACCTCGGCGTCGAAGGCGGGGTTGCTTGGATTTACCGACAAATGGTCGGGCGGAACGTCCGCTGGATTTGTTTGGTCACTCATGGGCCAGAGCCCATAATCGCCTCTTCATCGCGAAACAAGCGTGCTTAGTCGCAGCCAAGGCGCTTGCCCTTTTGTGTGGAGGGCTCTAGGGGGCCTGTTCTGACGCGCGCGGGAGGCCCTTTGGTTTTCCCGCGCGGCTTCGTTCGGATATGCGGGCGTGGCGAAATTGGTAGACGCGCCAGATTTAGGTTCTGGTATCGCAAGATGTGGGGGTTCGAGTCCCTTCGCCCGCACCAACTTCGCCCTTCGGCAGGTCCGGCGTTGAGATGAATTTTTCTGTTTTACAAAGGCATAAAGTACCACCTCATGGCAATTAAGCAGACCACTAACGAAGGCCTCAAGCGCGGTTACGAGATCACGCTCACCGCCGCTGAAATCGCCGCGAAGATCGAAGCTGAGATCAAAAAGATCGCGCCGCAGGTGAAGATGCCAGGCTTCCGCCCCGGCAAAGTGCCAGCGAATCTCGTCAAGAAAATGCACGGTGAGCAAATCCACGGCCAAACGGTCAATGATATGATTCGCGAATCGGTCGATGGCCTCATTGCTGATGAAAACCTGCGTCCAGCCATGCAGCCAGCGGTTTCGCTTGGCGAGGGCTATGAAGAAGGCAAGGATGCCGTCATCACGGTTGAGCTTGAAGTGCTTCCAGAGGTTGAAGCACCAAGCACTGAAGGCCTCAAGCTTGAAAAGCTGACCGTTCCAGTCAGCGACGAAGCGCTTGAAGAGGCGATTGCCAACATTGCGGGCTCGAACAAGAGTTATAAGGATGCCGCCAAGACCAAAAAGGCGGCTGAAGGCAACCAGCTGATCATCGACTTTGTCGGTAAGCTTGATGGTGAAGAGTTTGAAGGCGGCAAAGCTGAAGATGCACCACTGGTGATCGGTTCCGGCGCATTCATTCCCGGTTTTGAAGAGCAGCTTGTTGGCGTGAAGACAGGTGATGAGAAAACCATCACTGTGACCTTCCCCGAAGATTATCAGGCCGAACATCTCGCCGGTAAAGAGGCGACTTTTGACGTGACGGTTAAGGCTGTGAAGGTCGAAACCGAAACCAAGATCGACGACGAGTTCGCCAAGAACCTCGGCCTCGACAGCCTCGATAAGCTCAAAGAAATCATGACGGGTCAGCTTGAACAGCAGACCGCAGGGCTCACCCGCACTCAAATGAAGCGCCAGTTGCTCGATCAACTTGCCGCTGGTCACGACTTTGAAGTGCCAAGCCAGATGGTAGAGGCCGAGTTCGAACAAATCTGGGCTCAGCTGCAACAAGAAGCGGCCAAGGAAGAAGATCCCGAAGCAGCGATCAAAGAGATCGAAGCTGAAAAGGACGATTACAAGGCGATCGCAGAGCGCCGCGTGCGTTTGGGCCTTCTCCTTTCCGAAATCGGTCAGGCGAACAATGTCGAAGTGACCGCGCAGGAAATGCAAATGCTGATCCAGCAGGCGGCACAGCAATATCGCCAGGAAGATCGTGAGCGTTTCGTTCAGTACATTCAGCAAGACCCAATGGCCGCCGCTCAACTGCGTGCACCGCTTTATGAAGACAAGGTCGTCGACTTCCTCTTCGACAAGGCCGAAGTGACCGAGCGCGAAGTGACGCTTGAAGAGCTTCAGGCTGCGATTGAAGCGGACGAAGAGGCTGAGGCTGAAAAGGCTAAGAAAGCCCCTGCCAAGAAGAAGGCTCCGGCCAAGAAAGCGGCTGCGAAAAAGGCTCCTGCCAAGAAGACAGCAGCCAAGTCTGACGAGAAGGAAGAGGCGAAGAAAGCCCCCGCCAAGAAGCCAGCTGCTAAGAAAGCACCCGCAAAGAAGGCACCGGCCAAAAAGCCAGCGGCTAAAAAGGCTCCTGCTAAGAAAGCCGCTGATAAGAAGTAAGCTTTCAGCCTAGAGTTATAGAATTGCTAGAAGCCCCGCCCGGGAATTCCTTGGGCGGGGCTTTTTCTTATCAGTCTTCGGCTGACCAACGCTTGAAGCTTGGGGTAGGCAGCTCAGCGCTGCGCGCCCGCTCGTAAGCCGCGCCCACCTTCAACACCTCATGATCAGCCCATTTCGCGCCGAAAAAGCTGATCCCGACTGGCAGACGCTCAACCTCACCCATTGGCACGGTCAAATGCGGATAGCCCGCGACCGCTGCGGGCGTTCCAAAGCCGATTGAGCCGTTGAATTGATCGCCCAGCACGAGGTCGCTCATCCACGCAGGGCCTCTTGTAGGAGCGGTGAGGAACTGCACATTGTGCGTCGCCAATAAGTGATCAAGCGTCTCTTCCCCTGCAATTCGTAGGGCCTTGGCGCGCGCTTCCTCGTAAGCTTTGCGGTCGGTGGTTGTTTCAGCAAGCTCGAACAGGCCTTGATCAAACCAGCGCATTTCCGCCTCGCTGCTTCTGTTAAAGGCGATGAGGTCAGCGAGGCTTCGTGGTGTGTCTGCCCCGTCAATCTCCGGGATGGAGGCCAAGTATTTGCCCATCTCTTTGCGCAGTTCGTACATCAGCACGGTAAAGCTCGCGTCCCAAATTTCCTCGTTCATCTCGAACTCAATATCGACCAGCTCCGCGCCCGCTGCCTCAAGGTCGGCCAGCGCCGTTTCAAACACGCGTGCGACCCGCGCATCATTGCCGATCTGACTGCGCATCACTCCGATCCGCACGCCTTTAAGCGAAAAATCGGCAAGCCCTGCGGTGTAGTCGCTGACCCGAACCGCCTCCAAAGTGGCGGCATCGGCCTCGTCCTCTCCTGCAATCGCGGTTAGCAGAAGGGCAGCGTCGTGCACTGTCTTGGCCATGGGGCCGGCGGTATCCTGCGTCGAAGAAATCGGCACCACATGGGTTCTGCTGACGATGCCAACGCTGGGCTTGAAACCGACCACTCCATTTATGCTCGCAGGGCAGGTGATTGAGCCATTTGTCTCCGTCCCAATCGCGGCCCAGGCAAAGCCGGCCGCAACTGCCGCGCCGCTTCCTGACGAAGAACCGCAAGAATTGCGGTCGATAGCGTGAGGATTGCGAGTGAGGCCGCCAATCGCGCTCCACCCGCTGGTGGAATCATCGGAGCGGATGTTGGCCCATTCGCTAAGGTTCGTCTTGCCCAGCACAACACCGCCTGCAGCGCGCAGATTTGCGATCAAAGGTGCATCGCGGCCGGTCATATTGTCCTTTAGCGCAAGGCTGCCGGCGGTGGTGGGCAATTCGCGCGTTTCGATATTGTCCTTCACCAAAACCGTGCGTGCATCGAGTGGCAATCCGCGCCGCTGCAATTGGCGGACCTGTCTTGTGATATCGGGTGCCAGCGCGATGACCGAATTGATACCGTCCGGCCCGCCGTCAAGCGTGACAATACGGTAGATTTGTCCGACCGCGCGCCCTTCCGCCATAGTGGTCGCGGGCTCCACCCCCGGTGGCAAGTCAATGCGCTGCGGCGTGATCTCTATCGTTGGCGCAGGCTTGCGTAATGGTTCTGATTTCGCGGTCAGCGGTGTCGACGGTAGAGCGATGGCCGCAATGCTTGCAGCGAGTAGCAGGGAACTGCGTGATTTCATGGCTCAATTGTTTGCACTTTTGCCTCTTTTTCCCAAGAGGAAAGTTAATGCCCTTGAACAATGCGCCCGCGCGTCCGACATAGGCGGCCTGGCCTTCTGGCAACATTTTGGATGAGGATTAAATTCGATGATCGACCTGTTTGGCAATTCTGGCGAAACTTTTGGCGCACAAGGTCAGTTTGGGCATGACCCGATCACTGGCGCATTGGTGCCGACGGTCGTCGAACAATCCAGCCGGGGTGAGCGCGCGTTTGACATCTTCTCACGCCTTCTGCGTGAGCGCATCGTCTTTGTAACAGGACAGGTTGAGGACAATATGGCCTCGCTCATCGTTGCGCAGCTGCTTTTCCTTGAGAGCGAAAACCCATCCAAGCCGATCAGTATGTACATCAATTCGCCCGGCGGTGTTGTGACCGCTGGGATGGCGATCCATGACACGATGCAATACATCAAGCCTAAGGTGTCGACCGTGTGCATCGGTCAGGCGGCCTCAATGGGCAGCTTCCTTTTGGCAGCTGGCGAACCCGGTATGCGCGTTGCTCTTCCCAATGCGCGGATCATGGTCCACCAGCCATCAGGCGGCGCGCGCGGCATGGCCTCGGACATCGAAATTCAGGCGCGCGAGATCTTGCGCATTCGCACCCGCTTGAATGACCTTTATGTGAAATACACCGGCCAATCGCTCGACGATATCGAAGCGGCTATGGACCGCGACACCTTCCTTGAGGCAGCAGAGGCCAAGAAGTTCGGTCTGGTCGATAAAGTTTTCGAAACGCGTCCTGAGGCTGGTGATGAAACCGGCGAGGGAAGCGTTGGGACCGATGAAAAGGGTTCAGGCGGCGCCCCTGAATAAGGTTTAAGCATGGCAGAGATTGTCGCCCCATTGCGGGACGATGACTGATTGCGTTTAATGCCCTGTGCACTTTTTGGCCGCTATTATCGGCATTGCGGACCAAAAATGCTGTCGTCATGTGTTGATTCATGTGGGCAGCTAGATACACTCACCGAATCCGTCCGGCCTTGTATCGTCAAGTCCGGCCCGGATTCGAGGAATAGTAGGAATGACCAAATTGAGCGGTACTGACAGCAAAAGCACCTTGTATTGCAGCTTCTGCGGCAAGTC from Erythrobacter sp. SCSIO 43205 includes these protein-coding regions:
- the der gene encoding ribosome biogenesis GTPase Der — translated: MKPVEKPTVIIIGRPNVGKSTLFNRLVGKKLALVDDQPGVTRDRRMGDAEIAGLQFTVVDTAGWEDEDELSLPGRMRKQTEASLEGADAAMFVVDARAGLTPLDNEIARYLREHDVPIVLVANKAEGKSGEAGVLESYELGFGEPVAVSAEHGEGIADLFGGLWPIIGEKADAAEAAANAPRDEEYEDEENAPLGPLKLAIVGRPNAGKSTLINRLLGEDRLLTGPEAGITRDSIAIDWEWTDPKTGDTREIRLIDTAGMRKKRNVTEKLEKLSVADARRAVDFAEVVVLLLDATQGLEHQDLKIAALALEEGRALMVAINKWDVAENASSLFNGIKAALHDGLAQVRGLPVFSVSAKTGKGLDTMLGAAFTLRDSWSKRVPTAALNRWFDDALAANPPPAPGGRRIKLRYITQAGTRPPRFVVFGSRLDDLPKSYERYLINGIRSKLGFEAVPVRVTLKSPKNPYNANRGGGGNYSSGNKKS
- a CDS encoding CHAP domain-containing protein — its product is MNCHLKPFVAAGIALASVSLVSAPAPLAAQSSSYLQCVPYARELSGVDIYGDARTWWDQADGKYARGRRPQEGAVMVFKPHRNMRLGHVAYVSKIVDSRKVLLTHANWSEINGRRGQIERSVPAIDVSPNNDWSEVRVWYHPIQGLGRTHWPLHGFIYADEMSQPQPAMPRVRGPVRVQPSREFVNAFARFSR
- a CDS encoding DUF3297 family protein — encoded protein: MSDQTNPADVPPDHLSVNPSNPAFDAEVLQRGVGIRFKDRVRTDIEEYSISEGWVRVQAGKTVDRRGQPLTLKLNGPVEAWFEDLGDNPPVAKKG
- the tig gene encoding trigger factor → MAIKQTTNEGLKRGYEITLTAAEIAAKIEAEIKKIAPQVKMPGFRPGKVPANLVKKMHGEQIHGQTVNDMIRESVDGLIADENLRPAMQPAVSLGEGYEEGKDAVITVELEVLPEVEAPSTEGLKLEKLTVPVSDEALEEAIANIAGSNKSYKDAAKTKKAAEGNQLIIDFVGKLDGEEFEGGKAEDAPLVIGSGAFIPGFEEQLVGVKTGDEKTITVTFPEDYQAEHLAGKEATFDVTVKAVKVETETKIDDEFAKNLGLDSLDKLKEIMTGQLEQQTAGLTRTQMKRQLLDQLAAGHDFEVPSQMVEAEFEQIWAQLQQEAAKEEDPEAAIKEIEAEKDDYKAIAERRVRLGLLLSEIGQANNVEVTAQEMQMLIQQAAQQYRQEDRERFVQYIQQDPMAAAQLRAPLYEDKVVDFLFDKAEVTEREVTLEELQAAIEADEEAEAEKAKKAPAKKKAPAKKAAAKKAPAKKTAAKSDEKEEAKKAPAKKPAAKKAPAKKAPAKKPAAKKAPAKKAADKK
- a CDS encoding amidase; the encoded protein is MKSRSSLLLAASIAAIALPSTPLTAKSEPLRKPAPTIEITPQRIDLPPGVEPATTMAEGRAVGQIYRIVTLDGGPDGINSVIALAPDITRQVRQLQRRGLPLDARTVLVKDNIETRELPTTAGSLALKDNMTGRDAPLIANLRAAGGVVLGKTNLSEWANIRSDDSTSGWSAIGGLTRNPHAIDRNSCGSSSGSGAAVAAGFAWAAIGTETNGSITCPASINGVVGFKPSVGIVSRTHVVPISSTQDTAGPMAKTVHDAALLLTAIAGEDEADAATLEAVRVSDYTAGLADFSLKGVRIGVMRSQIGNDARVARVFETALADLEAAGAELVDIEFEMNEEIWDASFTVLMYELRKEMGKYLASIPEIDGADTPRSLADLIAFNRSSEAEMRWFDQGLFELAETTTDRKAYEEARAKALRIAGEETLDHLLATHNVQFLTAPTRGPAWMSDLVLGDQFNGSIGFGTPAAVAGYPHLTVPMGEVERLPVGISFFGAKWADHEVLKVGAAYERARSAELPTPSFKRWSAED
- a CDS encoding ATP-dependent Clp protease proteolytic subunit encodes the protein MIDLFGNSGETFGAQGQFGHDPITGALVPTVVEQSSRGERAFDIFSRLLRERIVFVTGQVEDNMASLIVAQLLFLESENPSKPISMYINSPGGVVTAGMAIHDTMQYIKPKVSTVCIGQAASMGSFLLAAGEPGMRVALPNARIMVHQPSGGARGMASDIEIQAREILRIRTRLNDLYVKYTGQSLDDIEAAMDRDTFLEAAEAKKFGLVDKVFETRPEAGDETGEGSVGTDEKGSGGAPE